A segment of the Patescibacteria group bacterium genome:
ACTGCAAAAAGCTGGCGTAAATTATAAAGCAGTCTGTCCTTTTCATGGTGAAAAAACACCGTCTTTATTTGTGTCTCCTGCCAGACAAATTTGGCATTGTTTTGGATGTAACGAGGGTCATAGTATTTTTGATTTTGTAATGAAAATAGAAGGAATTGAATTTGGTGATGCATTAAAGATTTTAGCCCAAAAAGCAGGAGTTGAGTTAAAACCAATAAAACCAGAGTTAAGAACAAAAAGACACAGGCTTTATGAGATTTGTGAACTTGCTACTAAATTTTATCAAAAACAGCTTGAAAAAAGCTCAAATGGTAAAAAAGCAAATCAATATCTTTTAAACAGAAAAATAAATGAAGATTCAGTCAAGAAATGGAGGCTTGGTTGGGCTCCAGATGCTTGGCAGGGATTATTTGATTTTTTAGTTTCAAAAAATTATGCACCAGAAGAAATTGAAAAAGTTGGTTTGGCAATAAAAAGTGATAAAGGTAAATATTATGATAGATTCAGATCAAGAATAATGTTTCCCGTTTTTGATTTGAATTCTCAAGTAGTTGGTTTTGGAGGAAGGGTGTTAGAGAAAAAACAGGACGTTGCCAAGTATGTTAATACGCCAAATACCTTGCTTTATGATAAAAGTAAAATACTTTATGGGCTCGATAGGTCAAAGGTTCAAATCAGGAAAAATGATTTTTGCATTTTAACAGAAGGCTATGTTGACGTAGTTATTGGACATCAAAAAGGAATAGAGAACATGGTTGCTGTTTCTGGAACAAGCTTAACCCCTTATCAGTTGGCAATCTTGAAAAGATATTCAAATAATTTATCACTTGCTTTTGATATGGATTTCGCTGGAAATGCTGCTACTAA
Coding sequences within it:
- the dnaG gene encoding DNA primase; translated protein: MFSSPIEEIKSKLDIKEVVGSYIKLQKAGVNYKAVCPFHGEKTPSLFVSPARQIWHCFGCNEGHSIFDFVMKIEGIEFGDALKILAQKAGVELKPIKPELRTKRHRLYEICELATKFYQKQLEKSSNGKKANQYLLNRKINEDSVKKWRLGWAPDAWQGLFDFLVSKNYAPEEIEKVGLAIKSDKGKYYDRFRSRIMFPVFDLNSQVVGFGGRVLEKKQDVAKYVNTPNTLLYDKSKILYGLDRSKVQIRKNDFCILTEGYVDVVIGHQKGIENMVAVSGTSLTPYQLAILKRYSNNLSLAFDMDFAGNAATKRGIDLAQSRGFNIKIIKMPKGKDPADILSQNDKDFKKMIDNSVSILDFHFQNALSQFDESKAEGKREISNTLLPVIKGIVNKIEQSHWIQELAKKLNTKERFIEEELKKVKIQKKDSNIEISEVSNSVIVKNNKQLLEERLITLLFKKPENLNVVGKETFPYFSEGTKKIINNFENPKKISKEFSDLFAALSFKAELEQMEDDDILPEIEFCLKKIKSIELKKQLDQISLQIRQAEQDNDSKRINNLTEEFNKLTKKIITT